A window of the Citrus sinensis cultivar Valencia sweet orange chromosome 9, DVS_A1.0, whole genome shotgun sequence genome harbors these coding sequences:
- the LOC102609854 gene encoding uncharacterized protein LOC102609854 translates to MGKLVKCQIFSLLICLALVLVPCLVLSCFLGFGLLSFIVTVSILILSTIYLVKFSRKQQQQQLTYVDEKAIQNENPMCDSVLENEPDDEKIEQVIENVARDKAAQESEVGFVHEPEDFPSDSDTIDHDSVSSENIELDWVRGNNIVGQNGLVISSGSVSEDDEDGLIEIAIPGSTDHSTCNLSEEEPRQKVRSNNLPDDFLPESFMRQQGLLEIFADVNEVNEEENLIEIDISMGSIKCPRFEIEA, encoded by the coding sequence ATGGGAAAATTAGTAAAGTGTCAAATCTTTTCTCTACTAATTTGTCTTGCACTTGTCCTTGTTCCTTGTTTGGTTCTCAGTTGTTTCCTAGGTTTTGGCTTACTTTCTTTCATAGTTACAGTCTCAATCTTGATTCTGTCAACCATTTACTTAGTCAAATTCTCAAgaaagcagcagcagcagcagcttaCTTATGTTGATGAGAAAgcaattcaaaatgaaaatcccATGTGTGATTCAGTTCTTGAGAATGAGCCTGACGATGAGAAAATAGAACAAGTGATTGAAAATGTTGCACGAGATAAAGCTGCCCAAGAAAGTGAAGTTGGCTTTGTACATGAGCCTGAAGATTTTCCATCAGACAGTGATACCATTGATCATGACTCAGTTTCAAGTGAAAACATTGAGCTCGATTGGGTGAGAGGCAACAACATTGTCGGTCAAAATGGATTAGTGATTTCAAGCGGGTCAGTCtcagaagatgatgaagatggcCTCATTGAAATTGCCATTCCAGGCAGCACTGATCACTCCACTTGCAACTTGAGTGAGGAAGAACCAAGGCAAAAAGTTCGGTCGAATAATTTGCCTGATGATTTCTTGCCTGAATCCTTTATGAGGCAACAAGGCCTGTTGGAGATCTTTGCAGATGTTAATGAAGTGAACGAGGAGgaaaatttgattgaaattgACATTTCCATGGGCTCCATCAAATGTCCAAGGTTTGAAATTGAAGCATAA
- the LOC102610163 gene encoding uncharacterized protein LOC102610163 has protein sequence MEPSPVHTTPQIEEEDEWDTDGFVIPSLGIGDSDQSKRDAVEVESSKPPSPKGKKEENIYLGPHGAPPSHPKHQELNSSSRKQRFKQKLKEADRRTSGPGRENKVENLRELVGGGGRVSANMSKGSNRDWLDPHCHESQFERWNPQ, from the exons ATGGAACCCTCTCCAGTGCACACCACTCCTCAGATCGAAGAAGAAGACGAGTGGG ACACGGATGGATTTGTGATTCCAAGCTTGGGAATAGGGGACTCAGATCAAAGTAAACGAGATGCTGTAGAAGTGGAAAGTTCGAAACCTCCTTCCCCAAAG ggtaaaaaagaagagaacaTCTATCTAGGACCGCATGGTGCCCCACCTTCACATCCAAAGCATCAGGAGTTGAACTCCTCTAGCCGAAAGCAACGATTTAAACAGAAACTGAAGGAAGCTGACCGGAGGACAAGTGGGCCTGGGCGGGAGAATAAGGTGGAAAATCTGCGAGAGCTTGTGGGTGGTGGCGGAAGAGTAAGTGCCAACATGTCAAAGGGTTCTAATAGGGATTGGCTTGACCCACATTGCCATGAGTCACAATTTGAGAGGTGGAACCCCCAGTGA